The following proteins come from a genomic window of Brevibacillus antibioticus:
- a CDS encoding oxalate decarboxylase family bicupin, with product MNPPDKGNPIPQPMRRDGTGWVDLGPRNVMRDRQNPNMLVPPVTDAGLLPNLKFSFSDAFMTLNHGGWSREVTIRELPIATTLAGVNMSLTPGGVRELHWHQQAEWAYMLLGRARITSVDQRGRNFIADIGKGDLWYFPPGIPHSIQGLEEGCEFLLVFDDGHFSDLNTLSISDWFAHTPTDVLSANFGVPESAFANIPDKQVYIYQSEVPGSIEADEVESPYGTVPLPFSHRLLAQRPLITPGGSVRIVDSRNFPISKTIAAALVELRPGAMRELHWHPNNDEWQYYISGQARMTVFIGNGNARTFDYQAGDVGYVPFATGHYIQNTGTETVWFLEMFKSDRFVDVSLNQWMALTPHELVASNLCVGPQLLDALRKDKWPVVKYPGYGYVT from the coding sequence ATGAATCCGCCAGACAAAGGGAATCCAATTCCTCAGCCGATGAGGAGAGACGGGACCGGATGGGTCGATCTCGGCCCACGGAACGTCATGCGTGATCGGCAAAATCCAAATATGCTAGTTCCTCCCGTCACAGATGCGGGCTTGCTGCCCAATCTGAAATTTTCCTTCTCAGATGCCTTCATGACATTAAATCATGGCGGTTGGTCCCGTGAAGTCACCATACGCGAGCTACCAATCGCCACTACACTTGCGGGTGTAAACATGAGCCTGACGCCAGGCGGTGTGCGCGAGCTGCACTGGCATCAGCAGGCGGAATGGGCCTATATGTTACTCGGCCGTGCACGAATTACATCCGTTGACCAACGCGGACGGAATTTTATCGCAGATATCGGCAAAGGCGATCTGTGGTATTTCCCTCCCGGCATCCCCCACTCGATTCAGGGACTAGAGGAAGGTTGCGAGTTTTTGCTCGTTTTCGACGATGGACATTTTTCCGATTTGAATACGCTATCGATCTCCGATTGGTTTGCTCATACGCCAACAGATGTGCTTTCCGCGAATTTTGGTGTGCCTGAATCAGCCTTTGCCAACATTCCCGACAAGCAAGTGTACATTTATCAGAGCGAGGTTCCGGGTTCCATCGAAGCAGATGAAGTGGAATCTCCATACGGAACCGTCCCCCTTCCTTTTTCCCATCGTTTACTCGCCCAACGCCCCCTCATTACACCCGGAGGCAGTGTGCGCATCGTCGATTCCCGCAACTTTCCGATCTCCAAAACAATCGCGGCAGCACTTGTAGAACTACGTCCCGGAGCCATGAGAGAGCTGCACTGGCATCCCAATAACGACGAGTGGCAATATTACATTTCAGGCCAAGCACGCATGACCGTTTTTATCGGAAATGGAAACGCTCGAACCTTTGACTACCAAGCAGGTGATGTCGGTTACGTTCCTTTTGCGACGGGGCATTATATCCAAAATACTGGGACGGAAACAGTGTGGTTTTTGGAAATGTTCAAGAGTGACCGCTTTGTCGATGTGTCGCTGAATCAATGGATGGCACTCACCCCGCATGAACTTGTCGCTTCCAACCTGTGTGTAGGCCCTCAATTACTGGATGCCTTGCGCAAGGATAAATGGCCGGTAGTCAAATATCCTGGATATGGCTATGTCACGTAA
- a CDS encoding MFS transporter, with protein sequence MALLLKNQGALLILMFNIFLVFTGIGLVIPIMPKYMESLGITGGTIGLLVAAFSLTQLLFSPIAGRWADSFGRKKIIVIGLVVFAISEGMFGIANSPVLLFVSRMLGGISAALIMPAIMAYSADMTTNEERAAGMGYITAAITTGFIIGPGIGGYIAEFGIRVPFYTAGIAGLIAACITLFILKESKPTEDSLSDSHSSEKQRSGLLSQLMHSYREPYFFSLIIVFVMSFGLANFETVFSLFVDHKFGFEPKDIAFIITFGSIAGAVVQLTAFSWIMNRFGEKRVISVCLLFAGLFIVLTLFVHGFWMIFAVTFIVFLAIDILRPAISTQMSMLAKDQQGYVAGLNSAFTSLGNIAGPIVAGFLFDIDINYPYALACMILLICFVLSLGVKNRNLKDAKVVSRQSSIHG encoded by the coding sequence ATGGCTTTATTATTAAAAAATCAGGGAGCCTTATTGATTCTGATGTTTAATATTTTCCTTGTCTTTACGGGAATCGGGCTTGTTATACCGATTATGCCAAAGTACATGGAGAGTTTGGGAATTACCGGGGGGACTATTGGCCTGTTAGTTGCAGCCTTTTCGCTAACGCAGCTTCTTTTTTCCCCCATTGCCGGGCGATGGGCCGATTCATTCGGAAGAAAAAAGATCATTGTAATCGGCTTGGTTGTGTTTGCGATCTCAGAAGGGATGTTCGGTATAGCGAATTCTCCAGTCCTGCTGTTTGTTTCTAGGATGTTAGGCGGCATCAGTGCCGCACTGATTATGCCGGCCATAATGGCTTATTCAGCAGATATGACAACGAATGAAGAACGAGCGGCCGGGATGGGGTATATTACGGCAGCCATTACGACTGGTTTTATTATCGGTCCAGGCATTGGAGGATACATTGCTGAATTTGGTATTCGCGTACCTTTTTATACCGCAGGCATTGCGGGACTGATTGCTGCATGCATCACGTTATTCATCCTCAAGGAATCGAAACCTACGGAAGATTCATTATCTGACTCTCATTCTAGTGAAAAACAACGAAGCGGTCTTCTTTCCCAGTTAATGCACTCCTATCGAGAGCCTTATTTTTTCAGTTTGATCATTGTGTTTGTCATGTCTTTCGGACTGGCTAATTTTGAAACGGTCTTTTCCTTGTTTGTCGACCATAAGTTTGGATTTGAGCCGAAAGATATCGCGTTTATCATTACATTCGGGTCAATAGCAGGCGCAGTAGTCCAGCTTACTGCCTTTAGCTGGATTATGAATCGCTTTGGCGAGAAAAGGGTCATTTCAGTCTGTCTGCTCTTTGCTGGTTTGTTTATTGTTCTGACGCTTTTTGTTCACGGATTTTGGATGATTTTTGCCGTTACCTTTATCGTATTTTTGGCGATCGATATTTTGCGACCGGCCATCAGTACCCAAATGTCGATGCTTGCAAAGGATCAACAGGGGTATGTTGCTGGTCTTAACTCAGCCTTTACCAGTCTTGGCAATATTGCAGGTCCTATCGTAGCTGGATTTTTATTCGATATAGATATCAACTATCCGTATGCGCTAGCGTGTATGATTTTGCTTATCTGTTTTGTCTTATCACTGGGAGTTAAAAATCGCAACCTGAAGGATGCCAAGGTGGTTTCCAGACAATCGTCCATTCATGGATGA
- a CDS encoding GerAB/ArcD/ProY family transporter, whose protein sequence is MKDTTLTFFQVVCMLMLTIGLMNHVIVIPILMDAAKRDAWISVILAGVFFIVWVCLLYSAVAKTRQQSVFLLLKKAYHPAISNILAAIACVYLFMMCAITMRDTVTWIHVAFSPKMPTIFIAFMLACICVCNAYLGIRSIANTAVLFLPLVIFLGFFVMSANYTHKSYILLKPFLEYGMLPVWKGVVFVGAGLIELIILLFMQQHIRSKYSLLPLLILAVILIGLTFGPVTGAIAEFGPEQSEKLRYPAYEEWRLVNIGRYIEHMDFLSIYQWFSGAFIRMSLTIFLIVDILRLKSNAKRMMVLVLLSSLLVAIAVLPFSDNVFLDMLTAHILPFMFYTMVVYSFIIIVLVNWSSRRRGMIHEEKKGD, encoded by the coding sequence ATGAAAGACACTACTTTAACTTTTTTTCAGGTTGTCTGCATGCTGATGCTCACCATTGGCTTAATGAACCATGTAATTGTCATCCCGATTTTGATGGATGCCGCAAAACGGGATGCCTGGATTTCCGTTATTTTGGCCGGTGTCTTCTTCATTGTATGGGTCTGTCTTCTCTATTCGGCTGTTGCCAAAACCCGTCAGCAAAGTGTCTTTCTCTTGCTGAAAAAAGCGTACCATCCCGCTATTTCCAATATATTGGCAGCCATTGCCTGTGTCTATTTATTCATGATGTGCGCGATAACAATGAGAGATACCGTTACCTGGATTCATGTCGCGTTTTCCCCGAAAATGCCCACTATTTTCATCGCCTTCATGTTGGCGTGTATTTGTGTATGTAATGCATACTTGGGCATACGCTCCATCGCAAACACAGCGGTCCTTTTCCTGCCGCTTGTCATCTTTCTTGGATTCTTCGTCATGTCTGCCAACTACACGCATAAAAGCTATATTTTGCTAAAACCATTCCTGGAATACGGCATGCTCCCTGTATGGAAAGGTGTGGTCTTTGTCGGGGCGGGTTTGATTGAACTCATCATCCTTCTGTTCATGCAGCAGCATATTCGGTCCAAGTATTCACTACTGCCACTCTTGATCTTAGCTGTCATTTTAATTGGACTAACCTTTGGACCTGTTACGGGGGCCATTGCCGAATTCGGCCCTGAACAATCGGAGAAACTGAGATACCCTGCTTACGAGGAATGGCGCTTGGTTAATATTGGCCGATATATTGAGCACATGGATTTTTTAAGTATATACCAGTGGTTTTCCGGTGCCTTTATTCGGATGTCTTTGACGATCTTTCTCATTGTCGATATTCTTCGATTGAAAAGCAACGCGAAAAGAATGATGGTCCTTGTCTTGCTTTCTTCCCTTTTGGTTGCCATTGCCGTTCTCCCCTTCAGCGATAACGTGTTTTTAGACATGTTAACCGCTCATATCCTTCCATTTATGTTTTATACGATGGTCGTCTACTCATTCATCATTATCGTGCTCGTAAACTGGTCCAGTCGAAGGAGGGGAATGATTCATGAGGAGAAAAAAGGGGATTGA
- a CDS encoding Ger(x)C family spore germination protein: protein MHKLRCFFTIVLISSLLSGCWGAREIEHMIYVNSIGIDYVKGKFVFYTQIISFNNIAKQEAGGQRNPQTISVGKGEGRTLDEAIFNLYRTAQQRLSWGHIKAIVFTENALKKDVINQLLDVIDRYYEFRYTVWTFATKEPIEDLFNAKPILNISILYSQLNDPEDIYRQSSVVAPLFLYKFIWKWKESGQTVQLPILSTNKVQWTENKKKHPTLLMSGVCFLQNKKLKLCLPRPEIMGLRWLDKKARRPGITVYHNGEPITTLVMEKIKPAIIPQVEDDKVTFHLKVSTKANMPQLVKAVPEKDLREWAEKSIAEEIMHSYQLGQKTQTDVLQLSDALYRQDPKAWHRLTKNGELPLRPDTISNIDVKLQLFGGNLSKIREHK from the coding sequence ATGCATAAACTACGATGTTTTTTCACAATTGTATTGATCTCTTCCCTGTTAAGCGGATGCTGGGGCGCCAGGGAAATCGAGCATATGATCTACGTCAATTCCATCGGTATCGACTATGTAAAAGGTAAATTTGTGTTTTACACGCAAATCATCAGTTTCAATAACATTGCCAAACAAGAAGCAGGCGGACAACGCAATCCTCAAACAATTTCCGTTGGCAAGGGAGAAGGAAGAACGTTGGATGAAGCCATCTTCAATCTGTACCGGACTGCCCAGCAGCGTCTGTCCTGGGGTCATATCAAGGCCATTGTTTTTACCGAGAACGCCTTGAAGAAAGATGTGATTAATCAATTATTGGATGTGATCGACCGATACTACGAATTCCGCTATACTGTATGGACGTTTGCAACCAAAGAGCCGATCGAAGACTTATTTAACGCCAAGCCGATTCTCAACATCTCCATTCTTTATTCCCAACTAAATGACCCGGAGGATATTTACCGACAAAGCTCTGTGGTAGCCCCCCTGTTCCTTTACAAGTTTATTTGGAAGTGGAAAGAAAGTGGACAAACCGTGCAATTGCCCATATTGAGTACCAACAAAGTACAGTGGACCGAAAACAAAAAAAAGCATCCCACCCTGCTCATGAGTGGCGTCTGCTTTTTGCAAAACAAGAAATTAAAGCTATGCCTGCCGCGCCCAGAAATCATGGGTCTACGCTGGTTGGATAAAAAAGCACGCCGTCCTGGCATTACCGTTTACCATAATGGTGAACCCATTACCACACTCGTCATGGAAAAGATCAAGCCTGCGATCATCCCTCAAGTGGAAGATGACAAGGTGACGTTTCATCTCAAGGTGAGTACAAAGGCAAACATGCCCCAATTGGTGAAAGCCGTTCCAGAGAAGGACTTGAGGGAATGGGCGGAAAAAAGCATTGCCGAGGAGATTATGCACTCGTACCAGTTGGGACAAAAAACACAGACGGATGTGCTTCAATTATCGGATGCGCTTTATCGACAAGACCCCAAGGCATGGCACAGGCTTACGAAAAACGGGGAGCTGCCCCTACGTCCCGATACGATTTCAAACATAGATGTAAAGCTACAGCTATTCGGGGGAAATTTGTCCAAGATACGCGAGCATAAATAA
- a CDS encoding spore germination protein, translating to MRRKKGIDVFVPNDHPPSIPDDQPLTEDYFRQLFASCGDVIIDTISLPYHGNGEGSSLVTIIYSEGLCDIKQINQYVVPKLSKMHQTAPMMSSLDMQQYSELFLKEVFDDRNPDHIVKKVFEGELLLFFHSLNKLYWMELSDPPQRAPEESNTEVSVKGPRDGFTEEPHISIGLIRKRLKTNRLAVEEYRLGDETHTKVNLLFLKNRINPDTLEEIRTKLSNLEVQALVSNTQLEDILTGTRIPLFPLFEYTGRPDFAVNALLHGKFVIFVEGSPSATIAPVTLTYLFNTPEDVYSYFWYSAFTRLMRLFGFILALFLPGFWIALITYHQDQLPYTLVATLVLSRQGVPIPAPFEAIVMLLLFELFREAGMRLPMAFGQTLSVVGGLIIGQAAISAGLTAPGILVVVAMSVLSTFSLVNQDLVGTVSLLRLLILIVSGMAGLFGFFIMVGIIVLYLTNLRSFGVYYLEPISPPVFQDLWKVIFRIPWGKWGNVPRMLQKTRSNKEN from the coding sequence ATGAGGAGAAAAAAGGGGATTGATGTATTTGTCCCAAACGACCATCCACCATCCATTCCAGATGACCAGCCTTTAACCGAGGACTATTTCCGTCAATTGTTTGCCTCATGTGGAGATGTCATTATTGATACGATTAGCCTCCCTTACCACGGAAATGGGGAGGGTTCATCTCTCGTAACCATTATTTATTCAGAGGGTCTGTGCGATATCAAACAGATCAATCAATATGTGGTCCCAAAATTGTCCAAAATGCATCAAACGGCTCCCATGATGAGTTCTTTGGACATGCAGCAATATAGTGAGCTATTTTTGAAAGAGGTCTTCGATGATCGAAATCCTGATCATATTGTCAAAAAAGTATTCGAAGGGGAACTGCTCCTCTTCTTTCATTCGTTAAACAAGCTGTATTGGATGGAACTCTCCGATCCGCCGCAACGTGCACCCGAAGAATCAAATACAGAGGTCTCTGTAAAAGGACCGCGTGACGGCTTTACCGAAGAACCGCACATCAGCATCGGGCTGATCAGGAAGAGACTCAAAACCAATCGGCTCGCCGTAGAAGAGTACAGATTGGGTGATGAAACACACACAAAGGTCAATTTACTGTTTCTCAAAAATCGGATCAATCCGGATACCTTAGAAGAAATTCGCACAAAGCTTTCCAATTTGGAAGTACAGGCCCTTGTGAGCAACACGCAGTTGGAAGATATATTAACAGGCACCCGCATCCCCTTGTTTCCGCTGTTTGAGTATACAGGCCGGCCCGATTTTGCTGTGAACGCCCTGTTGCACGGAAAATTCGTCATCTTTGTGGAAGGGTCTCCTTCCGCCACCATTGCTCCTGTTACGCTGACCTATTTATTCAATACGCCGGAAGATGTCTACTCGTATTTTTGGTACAGCGCGTTTACCCGGCTCATGAGATTGTTCGGATTCATATTGGCCTTGTTTCTGCCTGGCTTCTGGATCGCCTTGATCACCTATCATCAAGACCAGCTCCCGTACACGTTGGTAGCCACACTTGTTTTATCCCGACAAGGCGTCCCTATCCCCGCCCCTTTTGAAGCGATCGTGATGCTCTTATTGTTTGAGTTATTTCGCGAAGCAGGCATGCGTCTTCCCATGGCTTTTGGCCAAACTTTGTCCGTCGTCGGCGGGCTGATCATCGGACAAGCCGCCATCAGTGCAGGCTTAACCGCTCCAGGGATTCTGGTGGTAGTAGCTATGTCCGTACTCTCTACGTTTTCGCTGGTCAATCAAGACCTCGTCGGTACGGTTAGCTTGCTTCGACTCCTTATCTTGATCGTTTCTGGCATGGCGGGGTTGTTTGGCTTTTTCATCATGGTTGGGATCATCGTGCTGTACCTAACCAATCTGCGCTCCTTTGGGGTTTACTACCTGGAGCCAATCTCTCCCCCTGTTTTTCAGGATCTGTGGAAAGTCATCTTTCGGATCCCTTGGGGAAAATGGGGGAACGTACCCAGAATGCTGCAAAAAACCAGATCAAACAAGGAGAATTAA
- a CDS encoding TetR/AcrR family transcriptional regulator — MPKIIDHEKRREQIAEATWRVIVEQGMEGATVRGIAKEAGLSLGALRHYFATQDELLMYAMQLVKERATARIAEISANEKWAPKERITKIFLELLPTNQEKMIEMEVWFAFTVYFRHKKEGFDAQHDGIYAGIRNLLDSADQLNLLRKELDKEMEAEKLYAVIDGLALHAYLEPQRVNGERITEVLEHHLASLFH, encoded by the coding sequence ATGCCAAAAATAATCGATCATGAGAAAAGAAGAGAACAAATAGCAGAAGCAACGTGGCGTGTCATTGTCGAGCAAGGAATGGAGGGAGCGACGGTAAGGGGCATTGCAAAAGAAGCAGGACTTTCATTAGGTGCTCTGCGACATTACTTCGCAACACAGGATGAACTGTTGATGTATGCCATGCAGCTCGTAAAAGAGAGGGCGACAGCTCGAATTGCTGAAATTTCCGCCAATGAAAAATGGGCACCAAAAGAGAGAATCACCAAAATCTTTTTGGAGCTTCTCCCTACGAATCAAGAAAAGATGATCGAAATGGAAGTGTGGTTTGCTTTTACCGTGTACTTCCGACACAAGAAGGAAGGCTTTGACGCACAGCATGACGGGATCTATGCTGGCATCCGCAACCTGTTGGACTCTGCTGATCAATTGAATCTATTACGCAAAGAGCTGGACAAAGAGATGGAAGCAGAAAAGCTCTATGCCGTCATCGATGGTCTGGCGCTGCATGCCTATCTCGAACCGCAGCGTGTCAATGGGGAACGGATTACGGAAGTGCTGGAGCATCATCTTGCATCCTTGTTTCATTAA
- a CDS encoding TetR/AcrR family transcriptional regulator, with the protein MNKKKQQTEQTKKKIADASRILFMQKGYKATSIEDIVKATGYSGGNIYYHFKSKEGLFLHLIEAWNREWEEQWLAKEQLYTTSIDKLYGMAEHFATDFMNHPLTKAADEFFDMLEKPSDVEERINEMIQGYIDFNQQLLQKGIDNGEFEITNVTGVAIILDSLMFGLNQHSRRMEREEALATFRLAMDVFLFGIAKPSR; encoded by the coding sequence TTGAATAAAAAGAAGCAGCAAACAGAGCAGACAAAGAAGAAGATAGCGGACGCGTCCAGAATTTTATTTATGCAAAAAGGCTACAAGGCCACATCAATAGAAGATATCGTGAAAGCTACTGGATACAGCGGCGGCAACATTTATTATCATTTCAAGAGCAAGGAAGGGCTGTTTTTACATCTGATTGAAGCTTGGAACAGGGAATGGGAAGAGCAGTGGCTGGCAAAGGAACAGCTCTATACGACCTCGATCGATAAATTGTACGGAATGGCTGAACATTTTGCGACCGATTTTATGAACCATCCGCTGACCAAGGCTGCTGATGAATTTTTCGACATGTTGGAGAAGCCTTCGGATGTGGAGGAGCGTATCAACGAAATGATCCAAGGCTATATTGACTTTAATCAACAGTTGCTCCAGAAGGGGATCGATAACGGCGAATTTGAAATAACGAATGTAACCGGAGTCGCTATTATCTTGGACAGTCTGATGTTTGGTTTAAATCAACACTCGCGCCGAATGGAACGAGAGGAAGCGCTGGCAACTTTTCGGTTAGCGATGGATGTGTTTTTATTTGGAATTGCCAAACCGTCCCGCTAG
- a CDS encoding chromate transporter: MKNNLLEETGHQISRWKAVIEVLLVSAKLGLTSFGGPIAHLGYFHNEYIRRRKWMDEQSYADLVALCQFLPGPASSQVGIGIGIMRAGLWGGVAAWIGFTLPSVLALLLFAFTLQGVDSGSAAWIHGLKLVAVAIVAHAVWGMGQKLAPDRTRVTIAITATAITLLWHSAWSQVTVMILAGIAGLLIFRQQKGSDLPEFRVPISRGLAIACWMVFFGLLLVLPILRESTGFSLVALFESFYRAGSLVFGGGHVVLPLLEREVIPTGWVTQEAFLTGYGATQAVPGPLFTFAAYLGALIAGGVGAIVATIAIFLPAFLLVIGALPFWNSLRRNSKIQGMLIGVNAAVVGILLAALYDPIWTSTILAPMDFIVAAILFIMLEHWKLPPWLVVVTGALYGLLLS; this comes from the coding sequence GTGAAGAATAATCTCCTGGAAGAAACCGGGCACCAAATAAGTAGATGGAAAGCTGTGATTGAAGTTCTGCTCGTTTCTGCCAAGCTGGGATTGACTTCATTCGGTGGTCCCATCGCGCATCTCGGTTATTTTCACAACGAATACATTCGACGAAGAAAATGGATGGATGAGCAAAGCTACGCTGACTTGGTTGCGCTTTGTCAGTTCCTCCCTGGTCCCGCAAGCAGCCAGGTAGGGATCGGTATTGGGATCATGCGAGCCGGATTGTGGGGAGGGGTTGCTGCATGGATTGGCTTCACTCTGCCTTCGGTATTGGCGCTCCTGCTATTTGCGTTCACTCTACAAGGAGTGGACAGTGGCAGTGCTGCTTGGATTCACGGTCTAAAATTAGTAGCTGTCGCGATTGTTGCTCATGCCGTATGGGGGATGGGTCAAAAGCTGGCCCCGGATCGAACACGGGTGACGATTGCGATCACCGCTACTGCCATCACGTTGTTGTGGCATTCTGCATGGAGTCAGGTCACAGTCATGATTCTAGCGGGAATAGCAGGATTGCTTATCTTTCGGCAGCAAAAAGGTTCGGATCTCCCTGAATTTCGTGTGCCGATCAGTCGTGGACTAGCCATTGCGTGCTGGATGGTTTTTTTCGGACTTTTGCTTGTGCTGCCCATCCTCCGAGAGAGCACAGGCTTTTCCTTAGTAGCGTTGTTTGAGAGCTTTTACCGAGCGGGCTCACTTGTCTTTGGCGGAGGTCATGTCGTATTGCCTTTGCTAGAGAGGGAAGTGATCCCGACAGGCTGGGTAACGCAAGAAGCGTTTCTGACGGGCTACGGGGCTACACAAGCAGTACCGGGTCCATTGTTTACATTTGCCGCTTATTTAGGAGCATTGATTGCAGGTGGAGTCGGTGCGATAGTGGCTACTATAGCCATTTTTCTACCGGCCTTTTTACTCGTCATCGGCGCATTGCCGTTTTGGAATTCCTTAAGGAGAAATTCCAAGATCCAAGGAATGCTTATAGGTGTGAATGCAGCGGTCGTCGGTATTTTACTCGCAGCCTTGTACGATCCGATTTGGACAAGTACCATTCTTGCCCCGATGGATTTTATCGTAGCGGCTATTTTGTTTATCATGCTGGAGCACTGGAAGCTGCCGCCATGGCTGGTTGTGGTAACCGGGGCATTGTACGGTCTATTGCTTTCTTAG